In Papaver somniferum cultivar HN1 chromosome 1, ASM357369v1, whole genome shotgun sequence, a genomic segment contains:
- the LOC113358539 gene encoding uncharacterized protein LOC113358539, with the protein MAQGSSSSMGMGSASTMSSVNPTSIVNIHQTNMVVSLGLLVTNSPWPQTRIKLWRYRDEGAELLWRDYFCPNPTFPPNVFRRRFRMRRKLFNRIVTDVVGVNRYFVQKPDACGVMGSNPHQKVTTAIRMLAYGYAADAIDEYLRIGETAVLEATRRFCMTIFHLYGKEYLRELPAGDVELLLKQNKSRGFPGMLGSLDCMHWKWDKCPSAESGAYTAYKGSESIVLEAVVSYDLWFWHAFFGMPGSNNDINGMNRSYVLRSLVTGKSPPVNFVVNGHSYDMSYYLGDGIYPDIATIIMSIKHPEGRNKIKFSGMQDGAGKDVERGFAKEPITSCYIKRNSEALSPIRAAQRVRAMRNKQTHTNLRDDLIEHIWSEYGDS; encoded by the exons ATGGCACAAggatcatcttcatcaatgggtatgggatcagcttcaacaatgtcgTCAGTTAATCCCACTTCGATAGTCAATATTCATCAAACTAATATGGTTGTTAGTTTGGGACTCCTTGTTACAAATTCTCcctggcctcaaactcgtatcaaatTATGGAGGTATCGGGATGAGGGAGCTGAACTTCTATGGAGAGACTACTTTTGCCCGAACCCAACCTTTCCACCAAATGTATTTCGtagaagatttagaatgcgtaGAAAATTGTTTAATCGAATAGTTACTGACGTTGTGGGAGTAAATcgatattttgttcaaaagcctGATGCATGTGGAGTTATGGGATcgaaccctcatcaaaaagtaactaCAGCAATtcgaatgttagcttacggataTGCGGccgatgcaatagacgagtacttacgcattgGAGAAACTGCTGTTttggaagctactcgtaggtttTGTATGACTATTTTCCACTTGTATGgcaaagaatatttgcgtgaactaCCTGCTGGTGATGTTGAACTGCTGCTTAAGCAAAACAAAAGCAGGGGATTTCCAGGGATGCTGGGTAGTTTAgactgcatgcattggaaatgggataaatgtccctCGGCAGAATCAGGGGCTTACAcagcgtataaagggagcgaaagtattgTGTTGGAGGCTGTGGTGTCGTATGACCTCtggttttggcatgcattttttggtatgcccggctcAAACAATGATATTAATGGGATGAACCGTTCTTATGTTCTTCGTAGTCTTGTCACAGGAAAATCACCACCAGTGAACTTTGTGGTaaacggacattcatatgatatgtcgtattatctaggtgatggcatATACCCAGATATTGCTACTATTATTATGTCCATTAAACATCCAGAGGggagaaacaaaataaaattttctGGGATGCAAGATGGTGCGGGGAAAGATGTAGAACGGGGATTTG CGAAGGAACCCATCACCAGTTGCTATATCAAGAGAAACAGTGAAGCACTTTCCCCAATTAGAGCTGCGCAGCGTGTtcgtgcaatgcgtaacaaacAAACGCATACCAacttgcgtgatgacttgatcgaacaCATATGGTCAGAATATGGGGACAGTTAA
- the LOC113358546 gene encoding histidinol dehydrogenase, chloroplastic-like gives MDIQIVSLNQRSSCLIRNPHFSGSFSKYSSIHSLLRFSAIKKNIDTDFPNLNSVFKVFVNLFHWEKLFITSSFCFIDVGKWLILIKGNLTKLSDLSKTEVDSLKARPRIDFFSIFITVQPIVDDVRNRGDAAVTEYTTRFDKVSLDKIIERVADLPDPQLDPAVKEAFDVAYDNIYAFHYAQKAPPEKVENMKGVRCKRVSRCITSVGLYVPGGTAVLPSTALMLAVPAQIAGCKIVVLATPPGKDGSICMEVLYCAKKAGVTHILKARGAQPWRGGLHLVRRWRKFLDLEINMSLLQK, from the exons ATGGATATTCAAATTGTTTCTCTTAATCAGAGGAGTAGTTGCTTGATTCGGAATCCCCATTTCTCTGGGTCCTTCTCAAAATATTCATCAATCCACTCTCTTCTCCGTTTCTCTGCAA TAAAGAAGAATATAGATACTGACTTTCCAAATTTGAACAGTGTATTCAAGGTGTTTGTGAATTTGTTTCACTGGGAAAAGTTGTTTATTACATCCTCATTTTGTTTTATTGATGTTGGGAAATGGTTAATACTTATTAAGGG AAATCTTACTAAGTTGTCAGACTTGTCAAAAACCGAGGTTGATAGCCTTAAAGCTCGCCCTCGCATTGATTTTTTCTCCATTTTTATTACG GTCCAACCTATTGTAGATGATGTGCGTAACAGAGGCGATGCTGCAGTTACAGA GTATACCACAAGGTTCGACAAAGTTTCCCTTGATAAAATCATTGAGCGAGTTGCTGATCTTCCTGATCCTCAG CTTGATCCAGCTGTTAAAGAGGCATTTGATGTTGCTTACGATAACATCTATGCATTTCATTATGCTCAAAAGGCTCCCCCAGAGAAAGTTGAGAACATGAAA GGTGTTAGATGCAAGCGAGTATCAAGGTGCATTACTTCTGTGGGTCTTTACGTTCCCGGGGGAACTGCGGTTTTACCCTCAACAGCTCTCATGCTTGCAGTG CCTGCACAGATTGCAGGATGCAAAATTGTAGTTCTGGCTACTCCTCCAGGAAAAGATGGCAGCATTTGCATG GAGGTGCTTTATTGTGCCAAAAAAGCAGGTGTTACTCATATTCTTAAAGCCAGGGGAGCTCAG CCATGGCGTGGGGGACTTCATCTTGTCCGAAG GTGGAGAAAATTTTTGGACCTGGAAATCAATATGTCACTGCTGCAAAAATGA